CCTTATTCTCTCACTTGCTGCTGCAGACTTTTTGATAGGAGTTGCTATTATGCCTTTTATGCTGATTCAATCAATAGAAACATGTTGGTATTTTGGAGATGTCATCtgttatatatatacaggtgctctTAGCATGTTAACTACTGTTTCTGTTTTTAGTTTGGTACTGATTGCTATTGATCGCTATTTTGCTGTATCAGATCCATTATTGTATTCTACAAAGATTACAGTCCATTCATCCTGGGCAGCTGTTGGAACTATCTGGCTCTTAACCTTGTTGTATGCATGCATCTATGTTCTTTCTCATGGTAGTACAGATGGGGATTCAGGAATCGACACATGCCCTGGTGACTGTCTTCTTGTACACAATTCAACTTGGGCAATAGTCGATCCCATATGTGGTTTTATCTTACCTGTTTTCATAATGGCTGCTTTGTACACCAAAGTATTTATAGTTGCAACTCGGCATGCACATGCAATTTCAGCACAAAAAAAGGCTTTTGAAGAAGGTAAAAAAGCTATTAAAAAGAAATCCgaaagaaaagcagcaaaaacattaggaatagTTATGgttgtgtttttactttgtctgtctccaatgtatttctttttaataactaATCTGTTCACAAATTTTTCAGCCCCTCCCATTGTACCTACAATCCTTATTTGGCTAGTGTATCTTAATTCAACAATGAATCCAATAATGTATGCTTTATTTTATCCATGGTTTCAAAAGTCCGTTAAACTCTTggtaacatttaaaatatgttctaCTGAATCATCACTGACTAATTTGCTTCCAGACCActaactgaaaggaaaaaaatgcattactttaCAATTACTGTAGGTTGATTAAAAATACATCAGTGTAGAAACgttagaagaaagaaaacaattaaattaacaagcaaaagtatataaaacataataCTCTTTATAATTTCTTGTTTATGTAGGCATTCTCCATTAATGCTAGTTTAAAAAATATGGCTTTCAAAATACAATAATGGGAGAGGAATTCAACATGAATTTTCCATAGTATATTTCAGAttttatgtccatccatccatccattttccaacccgctgaatctgaacacagggtcacgggggtctgctggagccaatcccagccaacacagggcacaaggcagggaaccaatcctgggcagggtgccaacccaccgcaggacacacacaaacacaccaagcacacactagggccaatttagaattgctaatccacctaacctgcatgtctttggactgtgggaggaaaccggagcgcccggaggaaacccacgcagacacggggagaacatgcaaactccacgcagggaggacccgggaagcgaacctgggtccccaggtctcccaactgcgaggcagcagcgctacccactgcgccaccgtcgcAGTTGGGgaaccagggttcgcttcccgggtcctacctgtgtggagtttgcatgttctccccgtgtctgcatgggttttgtcTGGGcgccccggtttcctcccacagtccaaagacatgcaggttaggtggattggcgattctaaattggggttggtgtgtgggtttgtttgtgtgtgtcctgcggtgggttggcaccgggattggttcctgccttgtgccccgtgttggctgggattggctccagcagacccccgtgaccctgtgttctgattcagtgggttggaaaatggatggatggatggaattaacacTTGAAAATATATTGAACAAATCTGTTAAATTCATTGACTATCATTGCTTTATTGTCAAATATTGCAGCTGTTTATAACTTGAGTCAACAATGTGTTTAAGATTTCTTCTTATATTTTCAGAATATTACTAGATTATGTTTTTGATCAATTTTacatactttaaaatgaaaactttaaaaaatgtttctgcatTTACTAACGTAATATTATAAGTTTTATTATACCATGGGTGGAGtagtggctttgaggctagggatctgcactggaatCGGAAGGTTTGAATCTAATAAATACCACAAATGGTATTttccattgggcccctgagcaaggcccttaacctgcaattgctctgtcctgagtatgacattaaactgcatccaaCCATGCAAGTAGGTCCGCCAACTTGCAAGGGAagatttgggggttggtggcaggattggcactccagccaaagtaaaaaacctcacactgttccattcaatCTCAACTATTGGGATCCTGagatggtttgtcgtgtggtgggtatcGCAATgttctgtatcagtgcatgctctcaacctctctctctctctctctttgtataAAATACTTACTTTAGCAAACCATACATACACATTAGTTTTTAGGGATAACTGCTTTAgttaaaattgtaataataattataaaactaCTATTAAGTTGCCTAGAACTGTATGATTTCTATAACACCCTTTCTTATAAGTTGTAACTATGTCAGATTGACAAAAAACACTACTGTGATGGATACTGTCAATTCATTAAGTGCCGAGTTTTGCTACATTGCTCCATGACAACAAATAATTGGATTTTGTTTGGGTTAATATTGCTAGACACTCAAGTACTCCATTTACATCTGGGTACAAacatctcttttgtctttttattttttctcagttttaacaGGTTATCTCCATGTGCAGTCCTGGAGAAAAACACTTTACATAGTAACTCATTCTATAGACTAGTAAATGCCTAGATTCTCATTTGGCTCAACATCTATATCTGGTACTACCTCTAATTTAAGGTGTTTATTGCCATACTGTAGATATATTCATATTTCAATGTTCACTGTCATGTTTCTCTTATTTTCTACGTAAGCAAACTCTGCAGAAGAGCAACCAAATTATCTTGCTTACTTAAATGAACAAAATCACACAGGGAACGCAAAATTCACATGTCAATCAGCTTTCCCAGTCTGATGTAAATGTTaaatcagtttcttaatgaatcctttttaaaaaattattcatgTTACTAAGGAAGACCATGATATGAGGCCAAATAAAGCTCACGTACATCTGTTACTGTTCTGAACATACATTTATACTCTATCAGAAATTACCagcatgtatttgtttgttttttttttttcaaaattatgtttCACATAAATCAATGTTCCAGCACACTATAAATGAATATATTCtagctgttttttctttgttataatttAACCACTATGCTAGGGAATCTGATGAggctaaacaaaataatacaaataaatgtcaaGTATTGCTATGTTTTTTCATTAATACATTGTGCACATTTGTAATGCAGAATCAATATGAAATATAAATTGAttatgataaataaaatattaaagaaaacaggGTGTTGTTTGGAGTATTTATTTTCACACTTGAATAAGTCTTGCAACAATGTCTACATAGAGGACTGTATTGTcaactttatttttgtgataaGTGTATGAAATACtactttcaatttttttccatctttcaCACAaattttttcctatatttttattcataaatcataatatgttttatttgtattttcccaaCTACTTACAGTAAGCCCTTTTCTCAATTCCAGAGTCAGTGTTGTTTTGAACATGAGATAAGTTTAAACCAAATCCAAAGGTCACTGCTTTTCAGGCCAGTATTACTTATGAAGTCTGGACAGATCTACAAAGTGTAAGGATCACCAAGACACAGCACCAGTTGTAGCTGTTGAGACTTCTTCCTCCCTGTGTTCAGCTTCTGGGCTGCCTTACTCAAACAAGCAACATTTGTTGACACATAATTGTAGACCAAACTCTGTTTAAGACAAAAGACTTCATGAGTGTTAAGTGTGTCAGatagaggatgtacagcatttttcacaaaggcactctgttttgtttaaattctctcctttgctgctacaTCCAGGGGTCCACAGTGCATCCTATAACCAAggttgcctttttaattagcttgttgattctgtgggcttctcttgaagtgatattaccagcccagtacaccacagcatagaaaattgcactggccatcacagagttgtagtagatgtgaaagatgtcacataCAAGATTAAAGGaaaacagtctcctaaggaagaagaccctgttctgccctttcttatactgtatagttagctgtggtgaaagtcaattacCAATTGcttgttttgctaatgttaagatgaagacaattctctttgcaccaagaaacaaagttgtccacctgactcctatactcagCCCCTTTATCAGTACACCCCAAAAGTGTAGAGTCATCTGAGAAtaactgcaagtgacatgacctggtgttatatttatagtctgcggtgtacagaatgaagagaaaaggagacaggactgttgcttgtggtgctccagtgatgCTCAGATCTGTTTTAGAAACACAGTTCtagagtctcacaaactgtgagCTGTCTGAgaggtagtccattatccaggtgttacctcttaacagggatggcgAGAAGGTATTGAaaacactggagaaatcaaaaacataatcctcaaagtactgccagctttgcccaggtgagaataagccagATTTGAATGCTCTTTTTCATTCTagagaccttttagctccttaaTAATCcaggcttgttgtttggaaagcaacacactgtctttgtgggtaccactgtgTCGACACAAAAGTTAATAGAGTCTGTGATTTAGTGAGTGCCTCAATATTGTTCCCATATGGCTCACACATCATTGTctagtctgtcatttggaagcagtcatttagAGCCAGttcagcctccaggctccacttcctcactattctggtggAAACTGTATGCCATCTAATAAcagctgggaataagatgaatcaggttgtggtcagactTGCCTAAAGGGGCcagtagtttacatttaaaggcatttttaacatttgaatacaggaGGTCCAGCTTGTCATATCCTCAAGTGGTACCAGTCACAAaatgatagaaatttgtcatttgtcacatggttgaagtcaccacatattacaAATGCATTAACATGTTGGTGACAAAATGAATCATTTCTGCTGCTAAGTCCCCATTTGCAGAGGcagaaatataaacattaatgaGGATGACATAATTTATCTCCCTGGGAAAATAACATGGAGGAATCCTGAAAGACAGAATTTCACATTTCAATAATACTGAATGTTGCACATCAAATTGTTGGGAGGTATCCAGATGTCTTAAAATTGGTGCTGAACTAAGTATAtctttcaataattaaaaaaaaaagtttgtgctttaggtgttaaaaataatttgagaTTGCGTTAAGTGAAAGAGGTGATAAGTGAAATCACGGcaccaaaatgtattattaatcaaTTATGATATCtgcaaagccaaaaaaaattGGACTTTCTTAAGGTTTTCAGAAGGCATCtaattcaaaattaaaagctACTTTTTATCTGTTCATGCTTGGACCAGAAGAGaaattttgtaacccaaaaacagaaatataggtTTGTGAAATTCACATGCCTCTAATTTTACAAACAGGTTATTACTGCAAAGCCTCAAAGGAAACTCTATGACATGTAGCTATTAGAAAATATGGAAATATCAATAatgcttttgtaaaataaatgactggacatacaacaaaggtttggggcagccacccgtatagtttccctaGCTGCAAAAGGCTTCTAGTTgggtacaatgtgtacaggttcgagtccaagGTAGAACTGATTAGATATGAAGGATGATGGGTTTTTATAGTCTGTTCCCAGAAAGTGACGTCCTTGGGGCcaggacaggaaggatttctcatATTTGGTCTTCTAAGAGAAAATAGAGAGGTTTAGCGCAACCCACTGCCCCCCGGCCTGGTATGGGATTGTATTTTTCTGGTCCCTTCGGTTGactcccaagcacatgtgtgtgacacttacTAAAAGAAATACTCcttaaatatcttaaaatatgttAATGAAAGCTTAAAATACTACTAGTGCATTGACTAAACACTAGGGATTCACCCAATATTTctaatggaaaaactaaaaagcTGTGTTCTCCTTTCCTGATTTGTGTTACACTGTACATGCTCTGAAGGTGCAGTTTAGTAAAGTACAGCTTGTAACTTGATTcaaaaaagaagacagaagaggaagaagacagtACTTTTTCCCTCAAAGAAAAAAAGTTCAGCATCCACAAGACTACTGAGCAGTCTAATAAAAATATGCACCATTAAAACTGGTATCTGGATGAGGTTGAAGTTACAATAATGTTTGCTACTAAAACAATCTTTAGTCCTTGTGATAATCTGGTAATGTTTTTAGGCAGGACACTGTAACAccgaaaaaaaaacttaataaaaacaattagaaaaacaaaatgctccCAAGTTTCTAATTTTTATAGAAATCCATTGGATAAGTTATGCTCTTTAAGCCACAGATAACCCGAGAATTAAATTAGATAGTTGTACTGcttataaaattaaaacttaaataactAATTCTCATTTGAATAAGCCTAGTTTTACAGTCAAGACTCAGTTTATTTCACAACAGTAAAGTGTTTCTTGTTAACTCAAGAGGGGCTTAAGCAATCCACAATAAGGTTTGCACTCAAATTTAAGTAGCCCCAAGAAACAATCATTGAGAAAGTCCATCATGGTTGAAAAAGCAGAGGAATGTGCAATATCTATAGATTGTAGGCCTAAGAATTTAATTATGAAGCTGATGGCATGCCTTGTGTATTATAGGATAGCTTACAAtagtttacagttttatttatttgttgttaaatagaagaacataaaacagagacagTGGAGGTTTTTAAGGAGCTGCGCAAGAAGCAATACTTGATCTTGAATAATACCAAAACAAATACATCTGCCATTAACAGTAATTTCCCTAAAAGCTTGTGAAAAATGTAATTCCCCCGAACACTCTACTGTTTCTAAACACACGCAAGGAACCTGATACCTCCTCAACACCACACCAATTGCCTGCTGATAACCAcatatgttttgcaaatgtgtctatAAGCAGCACTCAGTCTGCACTCATCCTCCCTCCATTTATCCAGCCGTATGCCCTTGCTGAAACTAACCCTATCTATTTATTATCCCACTGCCAGAATTTTTATTTACAGCTGAAGGTTGCATTGAAGATTTTACTGTATGTAGCAAAGagttgtaaggaattatatagcaatgctatatatcattatttgaaatactgtatatacatttcaaTAATCTGTGCAAATGtacaatgaaataaatgttatatCTTGTAGACACAAATCTGTTCAATATATCAAATATAATCACTTGAATGTGACTTTTTACTTTTGTGACAATCTCACTTATGTGACATCAAGGTAATTACAGTGGCACACAGAAATAATTTGTTGTTTAGCAGTAACTCTTACAACTAACAAATTTACACAGACTGGTACTCAAATGAAATGACTGTATCAGATATAACTGCTTGAAtgtgaaacacacacaaatacatacatgcaCTAAAACATCTTTATTTGCAAACGATTTTTGGACTTCACAATCTGTACACATTCAcagcaacatgtcatttgaacaaaTTTTTCTATTCAGTCTTACTCTTCAATAAaaccacacttgttttgttatacctttttatACATATGAAGTGCTCATTACAAACAGCATCCACTGTAATAAAAGGATAATTGTGTGTATctgttgtaacaaaggcgctatatatgcacctgacctgacacagatggacacagaggcacgtataaagcacaaggacttttatttttctcttcacccgtgggcgcacgtcttccccgtgacccacaggcaatacacagtcccaaaaagcacTGTTTTCCACACAACACAACAATCCTTccttttcaccaccactcctccacaagcgttgtctccttcctccc
The sequence above is drawn from the Erpetoichthys calabaricus chromosome 3, fErpCal1.3, whole genome shotgun sequence genome and encodes:
- the LOC114642225 gene encoding trace amine-associated receptor 13c-like — protein: MDLAELQDNQSIQYCFHSDNISCIKQFRSKSTSAILYIFGAAAVMVTFSGNLVVIISISHFKQLHTPTNFLILSLAAADFLIGVAIMPFMLIQSIETCWYFGDVICYIYTGALSMLTTVSVFSLVLIAIDRYFAVSDPLLYSTKITVHSSWAAVGTIWLLTLLYACIYVLSHGSTDGDSGIDTCPGDCLLVHNSTWAIVDPICGFILPVFIMAALYTKVFIVATRHAHAISAQKKAFEEGKKAIKKKSERKAAKTLGIVMVVFLLCLSPMYFFLITNLFTNFSAPPIVPTILIWLVYLNSTMNPIMYALFYPWFQKSVKLLVTFKICSTESSLTNLLPDH